GTTGCAGCCAGCTGCGCCGTGCGCCGTGCGCCGTGGCCTCGGGGTGGTGGGTGTCCGCCAGCCGGGTGATCAGGCGGTGCCAGAGTTCGCCGACCTGTTCTTCCATTCCTCGATCTCCTCCGGCCGACCTCGCGCCGCCTCGCGTACCAACAGGGGACGGCCGGTGACCACCGGCAGTGCCGCCTCGCCACGCACCCAGCGCAGCACGGGCCGGGTGCCCAGTCGCGTGGTCACCTGTTCGCAGGCATCCAGGCACTGCGCGCACTCGGTGCAGGTGAACATGCGGCGCTTGAGGGTGCGCGGCTTGAGGCGCATGGGACAGGCGTTGTCACAGGCGTTGTTGCAAGACTTGCAGACCGCGGCACGGGCGGTGTCGAACCCCACCACCAGGGCGCGGTCGTTGGCCATCCACGCCAGGCTCTGGAACAGGCCGACCGCGCAGCCAAAACGACAAAACAGATGCCGTGCCAACAGGAACTCGATGCTGAACGCACCCGTGGCAGCGATCAGGAAGGTCGCCTGATTGCGCGTCAGTTCGCCGGTGAACAGGTTGCCGTAAACGGTGGCCGGCGGCAGCAGCCAGGTGAGCAGCACCACCGCCCAGAGAAAGGCAAAGCCGAACA
The sequence above is a segment of the endosymbiont of unidentified scaly snail isolate Monju genome. Coding sequences within it:
- a CDS encoding 4Fe-4S binding protein — translated: MNLSLQVRRRLLQAGFFALFVLAPVFDILRFDLTLGHAIFFGHPWTLGIDDFVAGRIGVGKAAWNLFWRGALPLFGGAALFLWIARRYGRLYCGWLCPHFSVVETINGLMRRAIGRHSLWERRPLPARQPDGTLRHPDPRYWVPTLLAVFGFAFLWAVVLLTWLLPPATVYGNLFTGELTRNQATFLIAATGAFSIEFLLARHLFCRFGCAVGLFQSLAWMANDRALVVGFDTARAAVCKSCNNACDNACPMRLKPRTLKRRMFTCTECAQCLDACEQVTTRLGTRPVLRWVRGEAALPVVTGRPLLVREAARGRPEEIEEWKNRSANSGTA